CTCGCAAAGAATGACGCCGGGCACAATGGGGTTGTTCGGAAAATGCCCTTTTAAAAACCATTCGTCGCCTCTTACGGTGTATTTGCCTACGGAATATTCGCCTTCTTTTTTGACTTCGTCAACCAAAAGCATAGGCTCCCTATGAGGAAGTATTTTTTTGATCTGTTCTTTATCCATTTTTCCCTCTTTTTTTAAAATACTTTGAACAAAGTCTGTCCATATTCCACAATCTCGCCGTTTTTGGCGCATATATCCACTATCTCGCCGTCAAACTCCGCCACGATTTCGTTCATTAATTTCATCGCCTCTATTATGCACAAAACATCACCCTTTTTGATTTTGTCGCCTATCTTGACATAGGGCGGGCTATCGGGCGAAGGCGCCTGATAAAAAACCCCGACCATTGGCGATTTAATCTCTTTTATCTCGTTAAAGTCCACTTCTTGAGGAGCCGAGTCTTCGGTTACCGGCGGCACAACCACTGCAGGCTGCGGCGTTTCTTGGGGCGCGCAGTTAGCGCTCTTTTCCAGCCTTATTTTGCTGTCGCCTTCGCTAATATCTATAACATTCAGATCGTATTCTTTTAATATTTTGGCTAGTTCTTTGATTTTTTTCAGTTCCATATCACACCCTCCTAAACACCGTGCAAGCGTTGTGCCCGCCAAAACCAAGCGAAAGCGAAGCGGCAAAATTGATATTGGCTTTTTGCGCTTGATTAGGGGTGTAGTTAAGGTCGCATTCGGGGTCGGGTTCTTGATAATTAATTGTGGGCGGGATTATGCCGTGCATCAGCGCTTTTACGCTGGCGATAGCCTCTA
Above is a genomic segment from Clostridiales bacterium containing:
- the accB gene encoding acetyl-CoA carboxylase biotin carboxyl carrier protein; translation: MELKKIKELAKILKEYDLNVIDISEGDSKIRLEKSANCAPQETPQPAVVVPPVTEDSAPQEVDFNEIKEIKSPMVGVFYQAPSPDSPPYVKIGDKIKKGDVLCIIEAMKLMNEIVAEFDGEIVDICAKNGEIVEYGQTLFKVF